The window CCAAAGGTGAAGAGTTTGATCGCTATTGGGGTATGAAACAAGGCGCTGATGCATATATTGCAAAGCCGTTTCAGCCGACCGAATTAGTGGGCACTGTCAAACAGCTTCTACGGGGGTAGTTTCTTAAAGGGAAAAGTAAGATATGGTCGGAAATCCCGATTTTTTAGCTGGAAAAGGGCAAGAGCAAGGACCTGAGTTACAACAGTTAGAGACCCCAGAAGGTGAACTTTACCTCCGGTTTTTCGTAACCTCTGGTGAGGAATTTGCGCTGCCTGCGACGGGAATTCGACGCATTATTGAACAGCCCCCTGATAGGATTACACCTGTTCCAAATGTGTCTCCTTTATTGTTGGGTACCCTTAACGAACAGGGGCGGGTTATTTGGGTGGCGGATTTGGGGCAGTTTCTGGGCTATGCCACCCAACTGAATACTGATCGGCCAGAGATTCCAGTAATTGCGGTTGAAAGTCAAGGAACTATGCTAGGCTTAGCCGTTAACCAGATTGTTGGCACTGACTGGATGGATTTGGAAGCGCTCTCTCTGTCCCAGGGTATTCCAGATGCAATGGCGCCCTTTCTCAAAGGAGAGTGGATGGTGGATGAAAAATCAAGCCGCGTTCTTCGCTTACTGGATCACGTTGCTGTTTTAAGGTCAGCTCGCTGGGCCGCCTGAGCAGCTGCAATTGCTTTAGATCGCTTAAACGGCAGGAGATAGCAGATGGGATCAAGTACTGATTATACTCAAGCTTATCAGAAAGCTGAGAGAGCCTACATGCAGGGTCGCTATGAAGACGCCGCTGCTGTAATCGATCAGCTCGCTGCCGAATACCCAACTGATCCCAGTGTGCTGCTGCTGCGAGGTCATATCTATTGCTACGGCCTGCAGCATTATGGTGAAGCTAAGGCGCAGTATCAGGCAGTTTTGGATATCACCTCTGATCCCGAATTTGTGGATTTTGCCAATAACGGCCTAGCTTATGCTGAAGAACAATTCGCAGCAGATATCCCCAACACTTCGCCAGGCATGGAAAGCAGCGCCCCTGTTTCTGTGGAGGGAGACACTGAATTTGAAGAATGGTCTGACGATTTTGCGACAGAAGCCTCTGACATTTCTGTCGGTAACGACGAGGTCGATTTTGCAGACTTTAACTTAGAAGAAGTCGAGGTCGATCTGGATATGTCTGCCGATCTGTCTGAATCGGCAGATCCATTTGCAAGTTCTTTGGAGGTGGGGTCTGATCCGGCTGAATGGGCGGAGTTGGAAGGAGAAGAGACCTCTTTTGCTAATGACCCATTTGCTGCCCCGAGCGTTTCGGCCCCGCAATCCACTGATTTTGAGGCCGCAGCCGCTGACAATCCATTTGCATCAGATGAAGACTTATCGGATATAGAGTTGCCGGATTCCGAGATTGCTGAGGGTGATCCATTCGCAGATTTTGAAAATTTAGAGACTGCTGAGACCGATCCAATGCCTTTGGAAGCCAATGCGGCTGAGGCCGAGGACATGTCCCTCTATGATTCCCCCTTGGATGAAGAGACAACTTTTGTCGGCATTGCCGATGAGCCCCTGGAAGAGCAGACGCTCTTCATGGCTGAGCCACCAGATGACCCGCCCGATGAATTTGCCTATGGCTCAGAGACTGAGGAACTGTCAGAGCTGTATCCAGTCGAGGAAAATTCGACTGAGGAAACCTACGATGACTATGTTACCTACTCTGACAACGGGGCTGCGATCGCTGAAGACAGCACCAGCACCCAGGGAAATGTTGATTTCCTGGATGACTTTGACGAGTTTGATGACCTAGGCAGCCTTCCTGACTTTGAGTTGACAGATAGCTCTGCGGATTTTACCAGTCCTTCTGTGGGCAGCTCTGGTATCGGTGCCACGGATGATTCAGACAACGGTTTTGGGAGTTCAGACTTTTCCATTGCCGATGCTAATGATCAGTCAACGATTGGCGACGAAGAGATTTTCAGCATTTCTGGCACGGCGGAGCAGCTTCCTGCGTTTGCTAAGTTGGATGAAGACGAAGCGGAACCAGCACAAGTGGAGCAAGGCTGGTTAGCTCCTCTGGAAAATGCTTCTATCGACACCAAGCAAATTATGATTGCGGGGGCGACGGGGGTCATGTCAGCGATCGCTGTGGCCATTGTCAACTTCGTTGCTTCCAGCTTAATGCCAGACCAAAAGTTGCCAAGGGGAATTCCCCCTGCCATGGCGGTGACAACTGGGCTGGTCGGCTTTGGGACTGCTGCAGGAATTGGGCAGCTCGCTCATCGCCGTACTAAGCAGTCCTTCAAGAACTTGCAAGAGCAGTTTACGGCGGTTTCTCAGGGCAACTTAAATGCCCGGGCGACCGTTTATGCTGGCGATGAGATGGGGCAGCTGGCCACCAGCTTCAACCAAATGTCGCGGGTTATTCTCACGACAACCAGCGAAGCTCAGCGCAAAGCCCAAGAACAAGAACAGGCAAAAGAGGATCTGCAGCGTCAGGTCATTCGACTTTTAGACGATGTAGAAGGAGCTGCTCGAGGTGACCTGACTGTACAGGCGGAAGTCACTGCGGACGTGCTAGGGGCCGTTGCAGACTCGTTTAACCTCACCATTCAGAACCTACGAGAAATTGTGCAGCAGGTGAGCGTGGCGGCGCGGCAGGTGAGCAAGGCTTCGACGGAAAATGAAGTGTTTGCCCGCAGCCTGTCTGCAGATGCCTTGCGACAGGCGGAAGAGCTTGCCGTCACTCTGAATTCCGTACAGGTGATGACAGACTCTATTCAGCGGGTGGCTGAAAGCGCCCGCGAAGCTGAAGATGTGGCCCGGTCTGCATCAACGACCGCCCTACGAGGGGGCGAGTCGGTGGAACGAACCGTCGCGGGTATTCTCGAAATTCGAGAAACGGTGGCAGAAACGACTCGGAAAGTGAAACGCCTTGCGGAATCTTCCCAGGAAATTTCCAAAATTGTGGCCTTGATTTCGCAGATTGCTTCTCGAACGAATTTGCTCGCTTTAAACGCCAGTATTGAAGCTGCCCGAGCGGGAGAAGCCGGTCGTGGCTTTGCCATTGTGGCGGATGAAGTGCGGCAGTTGGCAGATCGGGCAGCGAAAGCTTCGAAGGAGATTGAGCAAATCGTCTTGCAAATTCAAAGTGAAACCAGTGGTGTGATGACGGCCATGGAAGAAGGCACTCAACAGGTAATTGAGGGCACGCGACTGGCTGAGCAGGCGAAGCGATCGCTAGAAGACATTATTCAAGTATCCAATCGGATTGATGTCCTGGTGCGCTCCATTACGGCTGATACCGTGGAACAAACAGAGACCTCGCGGGCCGTGGCCCAAGTTATGCAGTCTGTAGAATTAACGGCTCAAGAAACCTCGCAAGAATCTCAAAGAGTGTCTGCCTCCCTACAAAATCTTGTGGGGGTTGCTCGCGATCTGCTCACGTCTGTTGAACGATTTAAGGTCGATGCGGAGGAGGAGAAAGCTGGATAATCCACTGGCTCTGAGAGAGCCTTACCCATGTCAGTGATGTGCTGTAAACACACCGATGACCAACCCTTTAAGATGACTGAAAACAGAGTGCGTCGAATTGACTAGGCTCACTGGTTGAAGACATCAAGGCAATTGACGACTGTCACAGACAAGCACCGCGAACTTTCACGGGCACCACAACCAAGCACTAGGGGGAATTGTCCGCCATGATGCCTGAACAGCAGCAGCGAATACTGGGATACTTCATCGAAGAGGCGAAGGATCACCTCAATACGATTGAGCAGGGATTGCTGAATCTCCAAGCTACCATCGAAGATCCAGAGATGGTCAATGAAGTCTTCCGGGCAGCTCACTCGGTTAAAGGAGGGGCTGCCATGCTCGACATCGGCAGCATACAGCGGACATCTCATCGCCTTGAAGACTATTTCAAAATTCTGAAAGAATCACCGGCCAAAGTTGATCGCGCTTTGGAGTCAATGTTTCTCCAAGTGTTTGATGGGTTGCAAGCGCTGCTCGAAGAACTGCAAGGCCCTTTCGGCCTAACTGAAGATAAAGCTCAAGAAGTGATGAATGACCTTGAGCCTGTCTTTGAGCAACTTGAGCAGCACCTCCATGCGTTAGTTGCCGAGTCTGCCGTTGCTAAATCCGCCTCACCAGCACCTGCCGCAACTGAGAGTGCTGCGCCCCAACGTCGTGCTAGGACAGCACCGCAGGCGAGTGAAGAAAGCGCCCTGAAACTTGTCTTTAGAAGTGATGTCCCTGGACATCTGCGCGAGATGCTGGCTTTATTTAAGCAGTCTGATACCGAGGCTAGCCGTGCTGCTCTACAGTCCTGCTGTGATGCCCTGGCTCGCATTGGAGAGCAATTTGATCTTTATCGCTGGTGTGATCTAGCTTCAGCAGCGCGTCAAGCCGTTGGTAACTTGGAGCAAACGTATCGGGCTCTGGCTCCTGTCGTTATTAAGGATTTAAAGCGATCTCAAGAGCAAGTGCTGGCGGGAAAAGCTGATGACATCAGTATTTCCGTCGACCTGGAAGGGCTGATGCCCCCGGTGGCTGAACCTGAGCCCATGGGTTCTGATATTGATGCCCTCTTAGATGACGCCTTATCCGTCTCCGAAGAGACTGAAGACACTGATCTGGTTGACCTATTTGGGAGTGACTCCCAACCTGCTCCCCCTGAGGCTGACCTTGACTGGCTAGAATCTTCTACTTCCAGTACTCGCGATGCTGCTGCAATAGAATCAGAGGACTTTGCAGCCGAAGAGTTTTTCCCCGAAGCAAGTTCAGGATCAGAGCCGCTGGCGGCTACGCCTGATCAGGAACCGTCAGTGGGTGCTTCAGAGCTCAATAGCTTAGCTGATTTATTTGAAGGAGAGATAGCCAGCGTAGAGTCTCCCTGGCAAGAAGTCTCTGAAGGAGAAGACGCGATCGCCGCCAGCAGCGGCCCCGATATTGATATTTCTGACGATTTTTCAGACTTGCTAGGCAATAGTCTTGATGATGATCCCGCCACGGAAATTCAACAGGATCTTGCTGACCTGTTTGGCGAGGCTACCGTAGCCGAAGACCTACCTGAACCTGAAGACCCGCTAGCAGCGTCGGTGGAGATATCTGAAGAGATATCTGACAGTATCGAAAACGACTTTACCAACCTAGAAGATCCTCTAACTACGTCTACGGAGACCTCTGACATTTCCCCTGAAGAGGACTTTTCCGATTTATTTGAAGCGACAGAGATATCTGATACCGAAGCCGCTTCTCAAGAGTTAGACCTGTCATCTGACGATGATCAGGAACTAGATGCCCTCCTGAACGCTACTTCCTCCCTTGATGTAGACGATTTAGACGAGGCGGTTTCTATCTTAGGAGACGATACGAGCAGCGCTCCGAGTATGGATGCGGCCTTCGATGATTTAGGAGATCTTTTTGAGGATGGTAGTGATGCTGATCTGGTTTCTGATTTAGGGGATACCACTCTAGTCGCAGGAGCCGAAACAGAGGTTGGGCTTGACCTCTCTGAGTCAGGATTGCCAGAGCCTACTTCCGACAGCGCTGACGGTGACGACATCTTAAGCGATCCATGGGGAGACGCGGAGGAATTCTCTAGCTCCTCTGAAGTGACAACATCTGCTGACCCGGTTTTATCGTTTGAGAATATTGACGATCCTTGGGCGACACAAGAGTCTGAAGAGGAGGCCTCCGATGATACTGCTCTGGATGCTTTAGACGAATTATGGTCAGAGTCTGAAGCAGCCCATCAAGAGCTTGAGGATGAGCCCGCTGCAGCTATAGAGGATGAGGACTTTGCTGATTTTGCAGCCTTAGATCTAGATGATGAGTCAAACCCTGTTGATGCAGAAGATAATCTGGGTGAGCTCCCTGACGCTGCAACAGGAGATGTAGGAGATCTCTCCATTCTCTTCGATGAGAATCTCGATATTCCCTCAAGCTCAGCAGCGGAAATCATCGGTGCTGAAGCCAGTGATTTGCCCAATGACTTAGAGGAAGAAGCCTCTGATCTGGATGCCCTTCTAGATAGCAACAATCTAGACGCTGATCTGGATGGCCCCAGTGATGATTTGCTCGATGACTTAGGGGAAGAAACCTCTGATCTGGATGGCAACAATCTAGACGCTGATCTGGACAGCTCTAGTGATGATTTGCTCGATGACTTAGAAGGAGAAACCTCTGATCTGGATGCCATTCTGGATGGCAACAATCTAGACGCTGATCTGGACAGCTCTAGTGATGGAACACTTGATTTAGATAGCGAACTGAGTGACCTACTAGCGGATGAAGGATCTGCCATCTCTCAGACAACAGACTCTGTGATCTCTGATGAGAATGCCCTTGCTGAGGAAATTTTGTTCTCAGAGGAGAGCACCTCTGACGCAGCGCTTGCTCTGGATATCAGCGATGATAGCTTGCTGACAGATGGGGACGACCTCCAGGATCTGTTGGACACCTCCCCTGAGTCAATGATACTAGGCTCTGCCGAGGCGGCAGCATCGGCGCTAGACAGTGGCGCTCATGACCTGGATCTATCTCTTGGGGAAGAGGGAGACGATGCCGCAACAACCTTCGATGCCCCAGAAACAGAGTTCGATGCGCTGATCGACGATGTTGCAGAAACTGAAGCAGAGTCTCCGGCATCAGCCGATGAGGTTTGGTTGGGAGCTGAACCGCAACCTCTGGTGAATTCACCAGAATCGTCAGCTTTAGATCTCGACTTAGCATTAGAAAATGCAGTCGTTAACCCGATTGACTACGCAACAGAGGACACCAGCCTAGACGATTTATTGGATGTTCCCTCCGTGGGGACTCAGGCGAGGACGCCTGAAATGTCTTCAATGCAAGATGACATCAATGACTTTTTTGGAAATCCCTCACCGCTACCGGAGACTTCAGGCTCACCCGAATTCGACGAGGTTTTAGGCGCTACCAGCAGTGATTTTGACCTTACATCCAATGCGGACAGCGAGCCAGATTTGGATGATGCTGCCTTCAATGCATTGGAAAGTGAGGTAGAGAGTCCACCGGATGATGCGGTCTCCCAAGGAGAGATGACGGAAATATTTGATGAC is drawn from Leptolyngbya sp. SIO1E4 and contains these coding sequences:
- a CDS encoding response regulator, producing MMPEQQQRILGYFIEEAKDHLNTIEQGLLNLQATIEDPEMVNEVFRAAHSVKGGAAMLDIGSIQRTSHRLEDYFKILKESPAKVDRALESMFLQVFDGLQALLEELQGPFGLTEDKAQEVMNDLEPVFEQLEQHLHALVAESAVAKSASPAPAATESAAPQRRARTAPQASEESALKLVFRSDVPGHLREMLALFKQSDTEASRAALQSCCDALARIGEQFDLYRWCDLASAARQAVGNLEQTYRALAPVVIKDLKRSQEQVLAGKADDISISVDLEGLMPPVAEPEPMGSDIDALLDDALSVSEETEDTDLVDLFGSDSQPAPPEADLDWLESSTSSTRDAAAIESEDFAAEEFFPEASSGSEPLAATPDQEPSVGASELNSLADLFEGEIASVESPWQEVSEGEDAIAASSGPDIDISDDFSDLLGNSLDDDPATEIQQDLADLFGEATVAEDLPEPEDPLAASVEISEEISDSIENDFTNLEDPLTTSTETSDISPEEDFSDLFEATEISDTEAASQELDLSSDDDQELDALLNATSSLDVDDLDEAVSILGDDTSSAPSMDAAFDDLGDLFEDGSDADLVSDLGDTTLVAGAETEVGLDLSESGLPEPTSDSADGDDILSDPWGDAEEFSSSSEVTTSADPVLSFENIDDPWATQESEEEASDDTALDALDELWSESEAAHQELEDEPAAAIEDEDFADFAALDLDDESNPVDAEDNLGELPDAATGDVGDLSILFDENLDIPSSSAAEIIGAEASDLPNDLEEEASDLDALLDSNNLDADLDGPSDDLLDDLGEETSDLDGNNLDADLDSSSDDLLDDLEGETSDLDAILDGNNLDADLDSSSDGTLDLDSELSDLLADEGSAISQTTDSVISDENALAEEILFSEESTSDAALALDISDDSLLTDGDDLQDLLDTSPESMILGSAEAAASALDSGAHDLDLSLGEEGDDAATTFDAPETEFDALIDDVAETEAESPASADEVWLGAEPQPLVNSPESSALDLDLALENAVVNPIDYATEDTSLDDLLDVPSVGTQARTPEMSSMQDDINDFFGNPSPLPETSGSPEFDEVLGATSSDFDLTSNADSEPDLDDAAFNALESEVESPPDDAVSQGEMTEIFDDSLLALETDGVSDDPVTAAANTTFETGDAFPAQEAGSDELEAAAPLDGLDAFLEHDSTSESAADLDALLETDSLETSEAAPPLEDLDVLLDNAPTDTPADNLDALLTDDLLEESEATDSPEDLDVLLEGEPVETSEAAPPLEDLDVLLEAESIEASEAAPPLEDLDALLDDAPADTPPGNLDALLTDDLSEEPEATDSLEDLDALLDAESGEASETVPLEDVEDLDALLGAESASEEPEATGSLEDLDALLEEAPADAAPLLEDAAPPLEDLDALLDSESDSADSNADFGELDALLEDDPSEAASHGDVDFDDLEALLDDDAPPLAVSVPDEEDQDDGEDEFGDLEKLLEEADQTLGGSSPTIRSTSGSRSRSSRRVGAMVDQTMRVSVKHLDTLNNLVGELVVNRNSLEQDQERLRQFLDNLLFQVQQLNDVGQRMRDLYERSLLESSLISNRQAFQGTRVRGGESRSGNGGNDHATGATFDALEMDRFTGFHTLSQEMIELIVRVRESASDIAYTVESSDQITRQFRQVTTQLQEGLNKARMVPFAQTADRLPRAVRDISLKCGKEARLVVEGRDTLIDKMILERLYDPMTHLVNNAITHGIETPDERAAVGKPREGTITVRAFYQGNQTVIYIADDGAGINPDVVKRKAIKKGLITQAEANAMTMIETYELLFRPGFTTREKADDFAGRGFGMDVVRTALSEIRGSITIDSEMSKGTSFTIRLPLTLSISKALSCLNNQARIAFPMDGVEDMFDVPRDRIHTDENNQNSIPWRDTTLTFQSLSELLQFNRSLGRGRVYGGNKDDDMVSIVVLRSANTFIGLQVDRVLGEQEIVIKQLEGPVPKPMGIAGATVLGDGRVMPIADVLELIDIAQGRVRREAGSSLWTKTEEPPTEDVADTKTEPTVLIVDDSITVRELLSMSFNKVGYRVEQARDGQEAWEKLRSGLPCELVFCDIEMPRMDGLELLSRMQKDSILKRIPIAMLTSRGADRHRQMALDLGASGYFTKPYLEEALLDAAQRMLNGEVLLTKAEGED
- a CDS encoding purine-binding chemotaxis protein CheW, which produces MVGNPDFLAGKGQEQGPELQQLETPEGELYLRFFVTSGEEFALPATGIRRIIEQPPDRITPVPNVSPLLLGTLNEQGRVIWVADLGQFLGYATQLNTDRPEIPVIAVESQGTMLGLAVNQIVGTDWMDLEALSLSQGIPDAMAPFLKGEWMVDEKSSRVLRLLDHVAVLRSARWAA
- a CDS encoding HAMP domain-containing protein; the protein is MGSSTDYTQAYQKAERAYMQGRYEDAAAVIDQLAAEYPTDPSVLLLRGHIYCYGLQHYGEAKAQYQAVLDITSDPEFVDFANNGLAYAEEQFAADIPNTSPGMESSAPVSVEGDTEFEEWSDDFATEASDISVGNDEVDFADFNLEEVEVDLDMSADLSESADPFASSLEVGSDPAEWAELEGEETSFANDPFAAPSVSAPQSTDFEAAAADNPFASDEDLSDIELPDSEIAEGDPFADFENLETAETDPMPLEANAAEAEDMSLYDSPLDEETTFVGIADEPLEEQTLFMAEPPDDPPDEFAYGSETEELSELYPVEENSTEETYDDYVTYSDNGAAIAEDSTSTQGNVDFLDDFDEFDDLGSLPDFELTDSSADFTSPSVGSSGIGATDDSDNGFGSSDFSIADANDQSTIGDEEIFSISGTAEQLPAFAKLDEDEAEPAQVEQGWLAPLENASIDTKQIMIAGATGVMSAIAVAIVNFVASSLMPDQKLPRGIPPAMAVTTGLVGFGTAAGIGQLAHRRTKQSFKNLQEQFTAVSQGNLNARATVYAGDEMGQLATSFNQMSRVILTTTSEAQRKAQEQEQAKEDLQRQVIRLLDDVEGAARGDLTVQAEVTADVLGAVADSFNLTIQNLREIVQQVSVAARQVSKASTENEVFARSLSADALRQAEELAVTLNSVQVMTDSIQRVAESAREAEDVARSASTTALRGGESVERTVAGILEIRETVAETTRKVKRLAESSQEISKIVALISQIASRTNLLALNASIEAARAGEAGRGFAIVADEVRQLADRAAKASKEIEQIVLQIQSETSGVMTAMEEGTQQVIEGTRLAEQAKRSLEDIIQVSNRIDVLVRSITADTVEQTETSRAVAQVMQSVELTAQETSQESQRVSASLQNLVGVARDLLTSVERFKVDAEEEKAG